CGCCCTGGCTCAAATCGATGCAAACAACACTACTTTGGCAAAAATTTATCAAACTGTTACATACTCATCTGTTCGACATAGAAGCGATCGATTCCTTTTACTATGATCTGCTTTGCGATACATCGAAATATCTGGAAAAACAAAACCCCAAAAGAGCATTGATAGAGAACTATCTGAGACTCCTTCATTTTGAGGGCAGACTCCATACGGAACCGATCTGTTTCGTGTGTGAAACGAAAATTGAGAAAGATCCCGTTTTAGTACGCGCCTTTCTACAAGCACACAGTGAATGTATTCCTAAAAGAAGTTTTGATCAAAAAAAGATAGAGCATCTTTTTACCCATTGCGATACACAATTTTTTGAAGAGGATGAGATAGAGGCTCTATGGAGCCTCATCGAAGAGGGACTATAATACTTATTCATTCTTTTGTAATTGTTTTACTATCCAGTTGGTATTGATAATATTGAAAACCTCATCATGATAGTCAACAGTTCCTTTGATAAAATGATCTTTTTGAGATAAAACGATATAAACATCATCTTTTGGTACTTGAATAATCTCGTCAATATTGCCTATAAGCAATGCAAAGTCAAACAGTTTTCCATCCAAATCTGTTTGTATTATAAGAATCAATCGTTCCCCTTTTTGAATTTCCCCTTTTTCACTTGCCAAATATTCTAAGTCAAAAAGAAGATAACTTCTTGAATCTATAGCAACAATTCCTTCAATGCCCTCTTTATGTTCTAAAGATCTTGTAATGTGAACATCCTGCTCTTCATGGATACCCTTTATATATTCCATTTTTATAGCAAAACGATCTCCATCCACTCTAACAATTAAAAACTCTTCATATTCAGTTGTTCCCCTTGAAACTTCATCCTTATTATTTGATGTAATGCCATATTCTTCAATAAGTTTTTCCAAGTATTTATTGTCAATAATAGAAATAATTTGGTTGTGATAGATAAAGAAACGATTTAGAATCTCCTCACCCCTTGCAATATTGATATGTTCTGTTTGTATATTAACAATATTAAGAATTTTTCCAACTGATAATCCCAGGTGAAGATTCTCTTTTTTTAAGATAAAAATATTTTCACCTAGTTGTTTATCAACATGTAACAGTTTTCCTAAATTGACAATGTGCAATAATCTATTTTTAACTAAATAAACTCCTTCAATAAACTCCTCTTTTGGAATATAAACCCCTTTTTTTGCATCCTCAAAGACTTCAACAAATTGTACGATAGAAGCATCAATGGCAAATATCTCTTTCCCAAGTTTAAATAGAATCAAACTTATCTCATCTTGTGTTGTTTCAACTACACTTTGTAAAAGTTTGTCTTTTTGTTTTTGAAATGTTGGTTTAATAGTTGGAACATCTACATTACTATAAAAAAAATCCTCTTTTAAAATTTCCACGAC
The Nitratiruptor sp. SB155-2 genome window above contains:
- the recO gene encoding recombination protein RecO, with amino-acid sequence MQGFILNITKVKSEDLIVKVLTRSKIYTLYRFYGARHSTINLGYKVDFEIEQDLGYLPKMRHITHLGTPWLKSMQTTLLWQKFIKLLHTHLFDIEAIDSFYYDLLCDTSKYLEKQNPKRALIENYLRLLHFEGRLHTEPICFVCETKIEKDPVLVRAFLQAHSECIPKRSFDQKKIEHLFTHCDTQFFEEDEIEALWSLIEEGL
- a CDS encoding chemotaxis protein CheW, which produces MVSVCTFKVNDSIFGVNVDNVKWIVDVEKVYDVEFMPEYIVGEIKQNGDIYFLVCLKKILKLGECGDIKNKSAIILSIKDKDFAILIDEIHKIEEIEHIKYNNDKIEVINLDEEVVEILKEDFFYSNVDVPTIKPTFQKQKDKLLQSVVETTQDEISLILFKLGKEIFAIDASIVQFVEVFEDAKKGVYIPKEEFIEGVYLVKNRLLHIVNLGKLLHVDKQLGENIFILKKENLHLGLSVGKILNIVNIQTEHINIARGEEILNRFFIYHNQIISIIDNKYLEKLIEEYGITSNNKDEVSRGTTEYEEFLIVRVDGDRFAIKMEYIKGIHEEQDVHITRSLEHKEGIEGIVAIDSRSYLLFDLEYLASEKGEIQKGERLILIIQTDLDGKLFDFALLIGNIDEIIQVPKDDVYIVLSQKDHFIKGTVDYHDEVFNIINTNWIVKQLQKNE